Proteins encoded by one window of Vidua chalybeata isolate OUT-0048 chromosome 8, bVidCha1 merged haplotype, whole genome shotgun sequence:
- the MYOZ1 gene encoding myozenin-1 isoform X2: MPQEVSKLNLGKKISIPRDVMLEELSLLTNKGSKMFKLRQLRVEKFIYENNPDAFTDNSVDHFQKFIPAGGSYGEDAHGYAHGRMVGGMPAGQHGSSTQQHPGVPPRPGSRGGARDGEGEHAGKSSGSGGEGGNGTDKDGKSGGKKVTIFKTYISPWERAMGISPEDKSQFSTDLLSYSPKADFPHYKSFNRTAMPYGGFEKAAKRMTFKVPQFDICPLLPESLMIYNQNFSKRPSFNRTPIPWMPSGDFSEYQTAVNVPVSGETEEL, encoded by the exons ATGCCACAAGAGGTGTCCAAGCTGAACCTGGGGAAGAAGATCAGCATCCCCAGAGATGTGATGCTAGAAGAGCTTTCTCTCCTCACTAACAAAGGATCCAAGATGTTCAAATTACGTCAGCTAAGAGTGGAGAAGTTCATTTATGAGAATAACCCTGATGCCTTCACCGACAATTCTGTG GATCACTTTCAGAAGTTCATCCCAGCAGGAGGCAGTTATGGGGAAGATGCTCATGGCTATGCCCATGGGCGGATGGTAGGAGGAATGCCAGCCGGGCAGCACGGCTCCAGTACGCAGCAGCATCCCGGGGTCCCTCCCAGGCCTGGAAGCAGAGGAGGTGCTAGAGATGGTGAAGGGGAGCATGCAGGGAAATCATCTGGAAGTGGTGGAGAAGGAGGCAATGGTACTGACAAAG ATGGGAAGTCAGGAGGCAAAAAAGTTACTATATTTAAAACTTATATTTCCCCTTGGGAACGCGCGATGGGTATCAGCCCTGAGGACAAAAGTCAGTTCTCCACGGACTTACTGTCATACAGCCCCAAAGCTGATTTCCCCCACTACAAGTCTTTTAACCG GACTGCCATGCCTTATGGGGGTTTTGAAAAAGCAGCCAAACGGATGACCTTCAAAGTGCCTCAGTTTGATATCTGCCCTTTGCTCCCAGAATCTCTGATGATATATAATCAAAATTTCAGCAAAAGACCCTCCTTCAACAGAACCCCAATTCCTTGGATGCCTTCAGGAGACTTCTCAGAGTATCAGACTGCAGTCAATGTGCCAGTGAGTGGTGAAACAGAAGAGTTGTAA
- the MYOZ1 gene encoding myozenin-1 isoform X1 produces MPLAGTPAPVKRKKSTKLIGKLTHEAMPQEVSKLNLGKKISIPRDVMLEELSLLTNKGSKMFKLRQLRVEKFIYENNPDAFTDNSVDHFQKFIPAGGSYGEDAHGYAHGRMVGGMPAGQHGSSTQQHPGVPPRPGSRGGARDGEGEHAGKSSGSGGEGGNGTDKDGKSGGKKVTIFKTYISPWERAMGISPEDKSQFSTDLLSYSPKADFPHYKSFNRTAMPYGGFEKAAKRMTFKVPQFDICPLLPESLMIYNQNFSKRPSFNRTPIPWMPSGDFSEYQTAVNVPVSGETEEL; encoded by the exons ATGCCCCTTGCAGGGACTCCTGCTcctgttaaaaggaaaaagtccACTAAACTCATTGGGAAGCTGACACATGAAG CTATGCCACAAGAGGTGTCCAAGCTGAACCTGGGGAAGAAGATCAGCATCCCCAGAGATGTGATGCTAGAAGAGCTTTCTCTCCTCACTAACAAAGGATCCAAGATGTTCAAATTACGTCAGCTAAGAGTGGAGAAGTTCATTTATGAGAATAACCCTGATGCCTTCACCGACAATTCTGTG GATCACTTTCAGAAGTTCATCCCAGCAGGAGGCAGTTATGGGGAAGATGCTCATGGCTATGCCCATGGGCGGATGGTAGGAGGAATGCCAGCCGGGCAGCACGGCTCCAGTACGCAGCAGCATCCCGGGGTCCCTCCCAGGCCTGGAAGCAGAGGAGGTGCTAGAGATGGTGAAGGGGAGCATGCAGGGAAATCATCTGGAAGTGGTGGAGAAGGAGGCAATGGTACTGACAAAG ATGGGAAGTCAGGAGGCAAAAAAGTTACTATATTTAAAACTTATATTTCCCCTTGGGAACGCGCGATGGGTATCAGCCCTGAGGACAAAAGTCAGTTCTCCACGGACTTACTGTCATACAGCCCCAAAGCTGATTTCCCCCACTACAAGTCTTTTAACCG GACTGCCATGCCTTATGGGGGTTTTGAAAAAGCAGCCAAACGGATGACCTTCAAAGTGCCTCAGTTTGATATCTGCCCTTTGCTCCCAGAATCTCTGATGATATATAATCAAAATTTCAGCAAAAGACCCTCCTTCAACAGAACCCCAATTCCTTGGATGCCTTCAGGAGACTTCTCAGAGTATCAGACTGCAGTCAATGTGCCAGTGAGTGGTGAAACAGAAGAGTTGTAA